One Solea senegalensis isolate Sse05_10M linkage group LG13, IFAPA_SoseM_1, whole genome shotgun sequence DNA segment encodes these proteins:
- the LOC122779886 gene encoding uncharacterized protein LOC122779886 isoform X2 codes for MLVLIQLFMTMMMKTAPQMVTVEAQSGDTVLLPLEGRSWTREDVGDIRWTHRQLVLSLKNNRTTCEQHRRCELLSNGSLRFSHVCAEDAGNYSLQVFDPHGTRLVQIHFLLRVEEVESENPGEGQTNVLLPISCLSLLLLFFIIIIFIVRKRTRRTTAEPKEEDVYMPMFGNHSNKRKQLEKEEESLYVPCYPLVSMETPQTKAEDVYV; via the exons ATGTTGGTTCTGATCCAGTTATtcatgacgatgatgatgaaga cCGCCCCACAGATGGTCACCGTGGAGGCTCAGAGCGGCGACACTGTCCTGCTGCCCTTGGAGGGGCGGAGTTGGACGAGGGAGGATGTGGGCGACATCAGGTGGACTCACCGCCAGCTGGTGTTGTCGCTGAAGAACAACAGGACCACGTGTGAGCAACACAGACGCTGCGAGCTACTGAGCAACGGCTCACTGAGGTTCAGTCACGTTTGTGCTGAAGACGCAGGAAACTACAGCCTGCAGGTGTTTGATCCACATGGGACCAGACTGGTGcagatccacttcctgttgaggGTGGAGGAGGTCGAGTCCGAAAACCCTGGTGAGGGTCAAACCAATGTGTTGCTGCCCATCAGCTGCCTCTCCCTGCTCCTTctgttcttcatcatcatcatcttcatcgtgAGGAAGAGGACAAGGAGGACAACTGCAG AGCCAAAGGAGGAAGATGTTTATATGCCGATGTTTGGTAACCACAGCAACAAGAGGAAACAActggagaaagaggaagagtcTTTGTATg TTCCCTGTTATCCCttggtttccatggaaacacCTCAGACGAAGGCTGAAGACGTTTATGTGTGA
- the LOC122779886 gene encoding uncharacterized protein LOC122779886 isoform X1 produces MLVLIQLFMTMMMKSKAAPQMVTVEAQSGDTVLLPLEGRSWTREDVGDIRWTHRQLVLSLKNNRTTCEQHRRCELLSNGSLRFSHVCAEDAGNYSLQVFDPHGTRLVQIHFLLRVEEVESENPGEGQTNVLLPISCLSLLLLFFIIIIFIVRKRTRRTTAEPKEEDVYMPMFGNHSNKRKQLEKEEESLYVPCYPLVSMETPQTKAEDVYV; encoded by the exons ATGTTGGTTCTGATCCAGTTATtcatgacgatgatgatgaagagtaAGG cCGCCCCACAGATGGTCACCGTGGAGGCTCAGAGCGGCGACACTGTCCTGCTGCCCTTGGAGGGGCGGAGTTGGACGAGGGAGGATGTGGGCGACATCAGGTGGACTCACCGCCAGCTGGTGTTGTCGCTGAAGAACAACAGGACCACGTGTGAGCAACACAGACGCTGCGAGCTACTGAGCAACGGCTCACTGAGGTTCAGTCACGTTTGTGCTGAAGACGCAGGAAACTACAGCCTGCAGGTGTTTGATCCACATGGGACCAGACTGGTGcagatccacttcctgttgaggGTGGAGGAGGTCGAGTCCGAAAACCCTGGTGAGGGTCAAACCAATGTGTTGCTGCCCATCAGCTGCCTCTCCCTGCTCCTTctgttcttcatcatcatcatcttcatcgtgAGGAAGAGGACAAGGAGGACAACTGCAG AGCCAAAGGAGGAAGATGTTTATATGCCGATGTTTGGTAACCACAGCAACAAGAGGAAACAActggagaaagaggaagagtcTTTGTATg TTCCCTGTTATCCCttggtttccatggaaacacCTCAGACGAAGGCTGAAGACGTTTATGTGTGA